One window of Phycisphaeraceae bacterium genomic DNA carries:
- a CDS encoding S41 family peptidase, which produces MMRDGRSTGPVARLMHRASPLLAAAVIAAWPGGMLAAQPATESPASEWSRQVWSAARGGNGDEFLATLTRASSIFASESGVPVTDSAELLRANIEKRESSRSEQIEKISAKIDESLAAEQGDSKVSEALRSAVELSMLAVDKSALMAEPRMVDLVARATKAARDAESRGDWLIANEIYYRLNLLFDEDKRFQPDLDRQSARLAMIRLYAPERFWTLRNDRRIAEGLSPLPPYNPTADGWQVKTEGISWPMVAGAIQRGAERYVERHRAGMKEMLIGGLDGVRTLVELGDVRGVFTGLADDAKRDEFLNYLTLQSKAVSDATVRLSREDLDKTLGAILKFNRSTVAIPDAALLHEFGNGAMARLDPFSAIIWPDEVKTFQRQTQGRFVGVGIQIQLDEQQNIKITTPLDGTPAQRAGIRSGDLIKKVDGISTAGFSLDQAVSVITGAPGKSVTLTIERKSGEEFKSLDISIVRANIDVKTVKGWARTGAGERDWDYFIDRGHGIGYVRLTQFTESTTRDFDAAIKTMRDQGLSALILDLRYNPGGLLDQAVSVASRFIAQGVIVRTETAGEVMVDQQTAQPTRSRINDVPVIVLINEGSASASEIVSGAVQDYAREGKIDALIVGRRSYGKGSVQNVWQITPEAAMKLTTQYYRLPAGRLIDKNRHLVTDWGVMPDLVVDRLPSQEAEAYEIRQAADIAEMDEQGNLVHQEGGRPDPNRLITEGLDLQLQTALAILQSRTTATRLVGTGGAAGQQ; this is translated from the coding sequence ATGATGCGAGACGGCCGTTCGACGGGACCTGTTGCGAGATTGATGCACAGGGCCTCGCCCTTGCTCGCTGCCGCGGTGATCGCGGCATGGCCGGGCGGCATGCTTGCTGCGCAGCCCGCGACGGAATCTCCCGCATCGGAATGGAGCCGCCAGGTCTGGTCCGCTGCCAGAGGCGGAAACGGGGATGAGTTCCTCGCGACCCTTACGCGTGCGTCCTCGATCTTTGCGTCCGAGAGCGGCGTGCCGGTCACGGATAGTGCGGAACTGCTCCGGGCCAACATAGAGAAGCGGGAGTCTTCACGGTCCGAGCAGATCGAGAAGATCTCCGCGAAGATCGACGAGTCACTCGCGGCTGAGCAGGGAGACAGCAAGGTCAGCGAGGCGCTGCGTTCTGCTGTTGAGCTCTCGATGCTCGCGGTGGATAAGTCAGCGTTGATGGCCGAGCCACGCATGGTCGATCTGGTCGCGCGCGCGACGAAGGCGGCTCGCGATGCCGAGTCCCGGGGCGATTGGCTGATCGCGAACGAGATCTATTACCGCCTGAATCTGCTGTTCGATGAGGACAAGCGATTCCAGCCGGACCTTGACCGCCAGTCCGCGCGACTTGCGATGATCCGGCTCTATGCGCCCGAGCGATTCTGGACGCTCCGCAACGATCGGCGCATCGCAGAGGGTCTGAGCCCGCTTCCGCCTTACAACCCGACAGCTGATGGTTGGCAGGTGAAGACAGAGGGGATCTCCTGGCCGATGGTCGCCGGCGCGATCCAGCGAGGTGCGGAGCGGTACGTCGAGCGGCATCGCGCGGGCATGAAGGAGATGCTCATCGGTGGGCTCGACGGCGTGCGAACGCTCGTCGAACTCGGAGATGTCAGGGGCGTCTTCACGGGACTTGCCGACGATGCCAAGCGGGACGAGTTCCTCAACTATCTCACGCTGCAATCCAAAGCGGTCTCCGACGCGACCGTGCGGCTCTCTCGTGAAGATCTGGACAAGACGCTTGGCGCGATCCTGAAGTTCAACCGCTCGACGGTCGCGATTCCCGATGCCGCGCTTCTGCATGAGTTCGGCAACGGTGCGATGGCCCGGCTCGATCCCTTCAGCGCGATCATCTGGCCCGACGAGGTCAAGACGTTCCAGCGTCAGACGCAGGGGAGGTTCGTCGGCGTCGGCATCCAGATCCAGCTCGATGAGCAGCAGAATATCAAGATCACGACGCCGCTCGACGGCACGCCGGCCCAGCGAGCCGGTATCCGCTCGGGCGATCTCATCAAGAAGGTGGATGGAATCTCGACCGCGGGCTTCTCGCTCGACCAGGCGGTGAGCGTCATCACCGGGGCCCCGGGCAAGTCCGTCACGCTGACGATCGAGCGGAAGTCGGGCGAAGAGTTCAAGTCACTCGATATCTCGATCGTCCGCGCGAACATCGACGTGAAGACCGTCAAGGGATGGGCACGGACCGGTGCGGGCGAACGAGACTGGGACTACTTCATCGATCGCGGCCATGGCATCGGGTACGTTCGCCTCACGCAGTTCACGGAGAGCACGACGCGGGACTTCGACGCCGCGATCAAGACGATGCGTGACCAGGGCCTCAGCGCGCTGATTCTCGACCTTCGATACAACCCCGGCGGGCTGTTGGATCAGGCCGTCTCCGTGGCGTCTCGCTTCATCGCACAGGGCGTGATCGTTCGCACGGAGACCGCGGGCGAAGTCATGGTCGATCAGCAAACCGCACAGCCGACTCGCAGCCGCATCAACGACGTCCCGGTGATCGTGCTGATCAACGAGGGCTCCGCGTCGGCGTCCGAGATCGTCTCCGGGGCGGTGCAGGATTATGCGAGAGAGGGCAAGATCGACGCGCTGATCGTCGGGCGTCGCTCGTACGGGAAGGGCTCTGTCCAGAACGTCTGGCAGATCACGCCCGAGGCCGCGATGAAACTCACCACGCAGTACTACCGCCTGCCGGCCGGGCGGCTCATCGACAAGAACCGGCACCTCGTCACCGACTGGGGTGTGATGCCCGATCTCGTGGTGGACCGCCTTCCGAGCCAGGAGGCCGAAGCGTATGAGATCCGCCAAGCCGCGGACATCGCAGAGATGGACGAGCAGGGCAATCTCGTGCATCAGGAGGGCGGGCGCCCTGATCCCAACCGGCTCATCACCGAAGGACTCGACCTTCAGCTCCAGACCGCGCTCGCGATTCTGCAATCCAGAACGACCGCGACACGTCTGGTCGGTACCGGTGGCGCTGCCGGGCAGCAGTGA
- a CDS encoding DUF1837 domain-containing protein, giving the protein MTVLNATHPLADLQRMLSASRQNYDACIDHVVHTHTCSGVTATMRMHHLKFDANGQPKVSDLASCLVNHAIDYAISARHRPATMTAQEAAKYMQEARKLFRVVTVPAEDAELAGEAGELLLYFLLETVLEAPQVVAKVELKTSPALEVNGSDGIHMRWNPTDSIVDVYFGESKLYKSVGAALTNAFNSIESFHANGMRVHEYAMATKFFKGVDDHVKDAVTEVLYTGRPGPGARINHACLIGYDWTANGLTPGQAAAEVEAQYRQQYLADAKRLHRLLQTRFDKCQRKHFGFEVFFLPFTSVQGFRDAFIAAME; this is encoded by the coding sequence ATGACGGTACTGAACGCGACGCATCCTCTCGCAGACCTTCAGCGAATGCTCTCCGCTTCGCGGCAGAACTATGACGCCTGCATCGACCACGTCGTACACACGCATACTTGTTCTGGTGTGACGGCGACAATGCGAATGCACCATCTCAAGTTCGACGCCAACGGACAGCCGAAAGTGTCCGACCTCGCAAGTTGCCTCGTGAATCACGCGATTGACTACGCGATTTCTGCTCGGCACCGGCCCGCCACGATGACGGCGCAAGAGGCCGCCAAGTACATGCAGGAAGCGCGCAAGTTGTTTCGTGTGGTCACGGTCCCAGCCGAGGATGCCGAGCTTGCCGGAGAAGCAGGTGAGCTGCTGTTGTACTTCCTCTTGGAGACAGTGTTGGAGGCTCCTCAAGTTGTCGCAAAGGTCGAGCTCAAGACTAGCCCCGCACTTGAAGTCAATGGCTCCGATGGCATTCACATGCGTTGGAATCCGACGGACAGCATAGTCGATGTGTACTTTGGCGAATCGAAGCTGTACAAGAGTGTCGGAGCCGCTCTAACCAACGCATTCAACAGCATTGAGAGCTTCCACGCCAATGGCATGCGCGTACACGAGTATGCGATGGCCACCAAGTTCTTCAAGGGCGTCGATGACCACGTGAAGGATGCCGTTACCGAAGTGCTTTACACCGGCAGGCCCGGCCCGGGTGCGAGAATCAACCATGCTTGCTTGATCGGGTACGACTGGACGGCGAATGGGCTCACCCCCGGACAGGCCGCAGCGGAGGTCGAGGCCCAGTATCGACAGCAATACCTCGCGGATGCCAAGCGACTGCACCGCTTGCTTCAAACCCGCTTCGACAAATGCCAGAGAAAACACTTTGGATTCGAGGTGTTTTTCCTTCCCTTCACGAGCGTGCAAGGGTTTCGAGATGCCTTCATTGCCGCTATGGAGTGA
- the glgP gene encoding alpha-glucan family phosphorylase, with protein sequence MSSVHKDTIAYFSMEIGLRTDVPTYSGGLGILAGDSIRAAADLGLPMCAVTLLYRKGYFTQKLDEHGRQTEVPTEWSPESVLQPMEPRISVPVEGRNVFVRAFCMHIHGVGGHRVPVYFLDTDMESNTDEDRQITHNLYGGDARHRIKQETILGIGGRRMLRAIGHDVTVFHMNEGHASFLTVELLSEYICRVGRDAVDYDALSYVRPRCVFTTHTPIEAGHDRFAIEEVRRIVGDHPVFHRPDIYGEDGILNTTRLAMNLSKYSNGVAKKHGEVSRAMFPGYKIDSITNGVHAGTWASPAMRRLFDEHIPDWRRSNSELRAVLGVAPEKVWAAHQEAKRALMDRVHADSGVEMDPDVLTLGFARRVTAYKRTDLLLSDPQRLASIARDIGPIQIVYAGKAHPHDGIGKSMIERVYASIGAMREHVRIAFLPNYNIELGAILTSGADIWVNLPEPPLEASGTSGMKAALNGVPSLSTADGWWIEGMIENVTGWTIGAEAKIGQARDHAADKELVYAKLEQAVVPMYYRDRARFISMMQHSIALNGSYFTTQRMMRDYALRAYFG encoded by the coding sequence ATGAGCAGCGTGCACAAGGACACCATCGCCTACTTCTCGATGGAGATCGGCCTCCGCACCGACGTCCCGACCTATTCCGGCGGCCTCGGCATTCTCGCGGGCGATTCGATAAGAGCCGCGGCGGATCTCGGCCTGCCCATGTGCGCCGTCACGCTGCTCTACCGCAAGGGGTATTTCACGCAGAAGCTCGACGAGCACGGGCGCCAGACCGAGGTGCCGACCGAGTGGAGCCCCGAGTCGGTGCTGCAGCCGATGGAGCCGCGCATCAGCGTCCCGGTAGAGGGGCGCAACGTCTTTGTTCGCGCGTTCTGTATGCACATCCACGGGGTCGGCGGACACCGGGTTCCCGTCTACTTCCTCGACACCGACATGGAGTCGAATACAGATGAGGATCGCCAGATCACGCACAACCTCTACGGTGGCGATGCGCGGCATCGGATCAAGCAGGAGACGATCCTCGGCATCGGCGGCAGGCGGATGCTCCGCGCGATCGGCCATGACGTGACCGTGTTCCACATGAACGAAGGGCACGCGTCGTTCCTGACCGTCGAGCTCCTGAGCGAGTACATCTGCCGCGTCGGGCGTGACGCGGTTGACTACGACGCGCTCTCGTATGTGAGGCCGCGCTGCGTCTTCACGACCCACACGCCGATCGAGGCCGGGCACGATCGGTTCGCGATCGAAGAAGTCCGTCGGATCGTGGGGGACCACCCGGTCTTCCACCGGCCGGACATCTACGGCGAGGATGGGATTTTGAACACGACGCGGCTTGCGATGAATCTGAGCAAGTACTCGAACGGGGTTGCCAAGAAGCACGGCGAGGTCTCGCGCGCCATGTTCCCCGGGTACAAGATCGACTCGATCACCAACGGCGTTCACGCGGGGACATGGGCCTCGCCGGCGATGCGTCGGCTCTTCGACGAGCACATCCCCGACTGGCGTCGCAGCAACAGCGAACTCAGGGCCGTGCTGGGCGTTGCACCCGAGAAGGTCTGGGCCGCCCACCAGGAGGCCAAGCGAGCCCTGATGGACCGTGTCCACGCCGACTCCGGTGTTGAGATGGACCCCGACGTGCTGACGCTCGGCTTTGCAAGACGAGTGACCGCGTATAAGCGCACCGACCTGCTGCTCTCCGATCCGCAGCGTCTCGCGTCGATCGCTCGCGACATCGGACCGATTCAGATCGTGTACGCCGGAAAGGCCCACCCTCACGACGGCATCGGTAAGTCCATGATTGAGCGTGTCTACGCGTCCATTGGTGCCATGCGAGAGCACGTTCGAATCGCGTTCCTCCCGAACTACAACATCGAGCTGGGCGCGATCCTCACGTCCGGGGCCGACATATGGGTCAATCTTCCCGAGCCGCCTTTGGAGGCATCCGGCACGAGCGGGATGAAGGCCGCGCTCAACGGCGTTCCGTCGCTCTCGACGGCGGACGGATGGTGGATTGAGGGGATGATCGAGAACGTGACAGGGTGGACGATCGGGGCTGAAGCGAAGATAGGGCAGGCGCGAGACCATGCTGCGGACAAGGAGCTGGTCTACGCCAAGCTCGAGCAGGCGGTGGTCCCGATGTACTATCGCGACCGTGCTCGGTTCATCTCGATGATGCAGCACTCGATCGCGTTGAACGGGTCGTACTTCACCACGCAGCGAATGATGAGGGACTATGCGCTCCGTGCTTACTTTGGCTGA
- a CDS encoding NifU family protein, translating into MSHGTSEPASAASQDLNARVEQVINLIRPAVQSDGGDVEFVEITADGVVRIRLHGACVGCPSSNVTLQMGIERNLRAHIPEITRVEAVA; encoded by the coding sequence ATGTCACACGGAACGAGTGAGCCCGCGTCTGCCGCCAGCCAGGACCTCAACGCTCGCGTCGAGCAGGTGATCAACCTGATTCGTCCTGCGGTTCAGAGCGATGGAGGGGACGTGGAGTTCGTCGAGATCACGGCGGACGGGGTGGTGAGGATCCGGCTGCATGGGGCGTGCGTCGGGTGTCCATCGAGCAACGTGACGCTCCAGATGGGGATTGAGCGGAACCTTCGGGCCCACATCCCCGAGATCACACGGGTTGAGGCGGTGGCCTGA
- the thpR gene encoding RNA 2',3'-cyclic phosphodiesterase, with amino-acid sequence MLRLFIAIFPDHDAATALSARAIGAAHLSDAWRVTSIDHLHLTLHFLGTVDRRRTDEIIESVERSAAGLRGFTLRADRIATLPATGDPRVLAALTDAPPDMLEIQRRAFHRLATREQRKRGNRFKPHLTIARASVSGVERCDGASFEPVTIPVHEICLVRSELSQTGARYEVVHRVGLGPERR; translated from the coding sequence ATGCTCCGCCTCTTCATCGCGATCTTCCCCGATCACGACGCCGCCACCGCGCTCTCCGCCCGCGCCATCGGTGCGGCACACCTCAGCGATGCCTGGCGTGTCACCAGCATCGATCACCTTCACCTCACGCTCCACTTCCTCGGAACGGTGGACAGAAGACGCACCGACGAAATCATCGAATCGGTCGAGCGATCGGCCGCCGGCCTGCGCGGCTTCACGCTCCGGGCAGATCGCATCGCCACGCTCCCCGCGACAGGCGACCCCAGGGTGCTTGCCGCGCTCACCGACGCGCCACCCGACATGCTGGAGATCCAGCGCCGCGCGTTCCACCGACTCGCAACCCGTGAACAACGCAAGCGGGGCAATCGCTTCAAGCCCCACCTGACCATCGCCCGCGCTTCCGTCTCAGGCGTGGAACGATGCGACGGGGCATCGTTCGAACCGGTCACGATCCCCGTTCACGAGATCTGCCTCGTCCGCTCAGAACTCAGCCAGACCGGGGCGAGGTATGAGGTGGTCCATCGTGTCGGGCTTGGCCCCGAACGCCGCTGA
- the nth gene encoding endonuclease III translates to MGKRERSIDPASRASKVGPARAADRKHAALLLKALREHYPDAHCELNFGSPHELLVATILSAQATDVSVNKATPALFARFPTPADYAKADTDEIEPYIRTIGLYRNKAKAIKAAMKSIVEDFGGEVPQTMEGLLTLRGVARKTANVVLGNCFGINEGVVVDTHVQRLAVRLGLVPQGASTLAIEKRLMDLFPRDAWCDLSHMLIFHGRRACKARMASCADHPICRGFGSACELRVSVPSRVDTRSKPTAAGRKVSPGQRKGRPAPDRGA, encoded by the coding sequence ATGGGTAAACGGGAACGGAGCATTGATCCGGCGTCGCGTGCATCGAAGGTCGGCCCCGCTCGTGCGGCGGATCGCAAGCACGCCGCATTGCTGCTGAAAGCCCTTCGCGAGCACTATCCGGACGCGCACTGCGAGCTGAACTTCGGGTCTCCGCATGAGCTGCTCGTGGCCACGATCCTCTCGGCACAGGCGACCGATGTGAGCGTCAACAAGGCCACGCCCGCTCTCTTCGCGAGGTTCCCAACACCGGCGGACTACGCGAAGGCGGATACCGACGAGATCGAGCCATACATCCGCACGATCGGGCTCTACAGGAACAAGGCGAAGGCGATCAAGGCAGCGATGAAGTCGATCGTGGAGGACTTCGGAGGAGAGGTGCCTCAGACGATGGAAGGGCTTCTGACTCTGCGCGGCGTCGCTCGCAAGACCGCCAACGTTGTGCTCGGCAACTGCTTCGGGATCAACGAGGGCGTGGTGGTCGACACCCACGTCCAGCGGCTGGCCGTGCGTCTCGGGTTGGTGCCGCAAGGAGCGAGCACGCTCGCGATCGAGAAGCGCCTGATGGACCTCTTTCCGCGCGATGCATGGTGCGACCTCTCGCACATGCTTATCTTCCACGGCAGGCGAGCGTGCAAGGCCCGAATGGCCTCGTGCGCGGATCATCCGATATGCCGGGGGTTTGGTAGCGCTTGCGAACTGCGTGTGAGCGTACCTTCACGAGTGGACACGCGATCGAAGCCCACGGCGGCGGGGCGGAAGGTCAGTCCTGGTCAGAGGAAGGGGCGTCCGGCTCCGGATCGGGGGGCGTAG
- the ndk gene encoding nucleoside-diphosphate kinase encodes METTLIILKPDAVQRGLMGRIISRFEEKGLQIVGCKLMRISQELAATHYEAHKTKPFYPGLVRFMTSSPVLVMAVRGIGAITICRNMMGATFGSKAAPGTIRGDFGVSNSYNLIHGSDSPEAAERELGLFFRAGEVIEIDRAIEQWVYDFGSGKPE; translated from the coding sequence ATGGAGACAACACTCATCATCCTGAAGCCCGACGCCGTCCAGCGTGGGCTCATGGGCCGGATCATCAGCCGCTTCGAGGAGAAGGGCCTGCAGATCGTCGGCTGCAAACTCATGCGCATCTCGCAGGAACTCGCCGCAACGCACTACGAAGCGCACAAGACCAAGCCCTTCTACCCCGGCCTCGTCAGGTTCATGACAAGCAGCCCCGTCCTGGTCATGGCCGTCCGCGGCATCGGCGCGATCACCATCTGCCGCAACATGATGGGCGCGACCTTCGGCTCGAAGGCTGCGCCAGGCACGATCCGAGGCGATTTCGGGGTCTCCAACTCCTACAACCTCATCCACGGCTCCGACAGCCCCGAGGCCGCGGAGCGCGAACTCGGGCTCTTCTTCCGCGCCGGCGAAGTCATCGAGATCGACCGCGCGATCGAGCAGTGGGTCTACGACTTCGGCTCCGGCAAGCCGGAGTGA
- a CDS encoding carbon storage regulator: MLVITRREGEEVVIGDPRNPIGVVRIASIKGERVRIAFDFPREVEIHRREIADQIVQEGPVVVATIGPNAVSGT, encoded by the coding sequence ATGCTCGTCATCACACGACGTGAAGGAGAGGAAGTTGTGATCGGTGATCCTCGCAACCCGATCGGGGTTGTGCGGATCGCATCGATCAAGGGCGAACGAGTCCGTATCGCCTTCGACTTCCCTCGTGAAGTAGAGATCCACAGACGCGAGATCGCGGACCAGATCGTCCAGGAAGGGCCGGTCGTCGTCGCGACCATCGGTCCGAACGCCGTCTCCGGCACCTGA